The proteins below are encoded in one region of Dioscorea cayenensis subsp. rotundata cultivar TDr96_F1 chromosome 18, TDr96_F1_v2_PseudoChromosome.rev07_lg8_w22 25.fasta, whole genome shotgun sequence:
- the LOC120283035 gene encoding cytochrome c oxidase assembly protein COX11, mitochondrial isoform X2 has translation MPPFPKCPSAAVLRRVVSSATASSSSRFQIPLHRLHPELPAFPTSGSRRFYISSTAARERSSRRTLLYLVGLAGAMVGASYAAVPLYRRFCQATGYGGTVQRRESVEEKIARHAKDGTTTSRELVVQFNADVADGMPWKFIPTQREVRVKPGESALAFYTAENRSSTPITGVSTYNVTPMKAAVYFNKIQCFCFEEQRLLPGEQIDMPVFFYIDPEFETDPKMGRHQQHHLVIYLFQS, from the exons ATGCCCCCATTCCCAAAATGTCCCTCCGCCGCCGTTCTCCGCCGCGTCGTCTCCTCGGCCACCGCCTCGTCCTCCTCGAGATTCCAAATTCCATTGCATCGACTCCACCCCGAGCTTCCAGCTTTTCCTACCTCTGGTTCCCGGCGGTTCTATATCTCCAGCACCGCCGCACGTGAGCGGAGCTCGCGGAGGACGCTATTGTACCTCGTCGGCCTGGCGGGGGCCATGGTCGGGGCGTCCTATGCCGCAGTGCCCCTCTACCGCCGCTTCTGCCAGGCCACGGGATACGGCGGCACCGTCCAGCGCCGTGAG AGTGTGGAAGAGAAGATTGCAAGGCATGCCAAAGATGGAACTACCACTTCAAG AGAGCTTGTTGTTCAGTTCAATGCTGATGTTGCTGATGGGATGCCGTGGAAATTTATTCCTACACAAAGAGAG GTAAGGGTCAAGCCGGGGGAAAGTGCTCTTGCATTTTACACTGCTGAAAACCGGAGTTCAACTCCCATAACCGGTGTTTCAACATATAATGTTACACCAATGaag GCTGCAGTTTACTTCAACAAAATACAATGCTTCTGCTTCGAGGAGCAGCGGCTTCTTCCAGGGGAGCAGATTGATATGCCT GTGTTTTTTTACATCGATCCAGAGTTCGAGACAGATCCCAAAATGGGACGGCATCAACAACATCATCTTGTCATATACCTTTTTCAAAGTTAA
- the LOC120283035 gene encoding cytochrome c oxidase assembly protein COX11, mitochondrial isoform X3, producing the protein MPPFPKCPSAAVLRRVVSSATASSSSRFQIPLHRLHPELPAFPTSGSRRFYISSTAARERSSRRTLLYLVGLAGAMVGASYAAVPLYRRFCQATGYGGTVQRRESVEEKISRHDQDGTTTSRELVVQFNADVADGVPWKFIPAQREVRVKPGESALAFYTAENRSSTPITGMSTYNVTPMKVFFYIDPEFETDPKMDGINNFILSYTFFKVKED; encoded by the exons ATGCCCCCATTCCCAAAATGTCCCTCCGCCGCCGTTCTCCGCCGCGTCGTCTCCTCGGCCACCGCCTCGTCCTCCTCGAGATTCCAAATTCCATTGCATCGACTCCACCCCGAGCTTCCAGCTTTTCCTACCTCTGGTTCCCGGCGGTTCTATATCTCCAGCACCGCCGCACGTGAGCGGAGCTCGCGGAGGACGCTATTGTACCTCGTCGGCCTGGCGGGGGCCATGGTCGGGGCGTCCTATGCCGCAGTGCCCCTCTACCGCCGCTTCTGCCAGGCCACGGGATACGGCGGCACCGTCCAGCGCCGTGAG AGTGTGGAAGAGAAGATTTCAAGGCATGATCAAGATGGGACTACCACTTCAAG AGAGCTTGTTGTACAGTTCAATGCTGATGTTGCTGATGGGGTGCCATGGAAATTTATTCCTGCACAAAGAGAG GTAAGGGTCAAGCCAGGAGAAAGTGCTCTTGCATTTTATACCGCTGAAAACCGGAGTTCAACTCCCATAACTGGTATGTCGACATATAACGTTACACCAATGAAg GTGTTTTTCTACATCGATCCAGAGTTTGAGACAGATCCCAAAATGGACGGCATCAACAACTTCATCTTGTCATATACCTTTTTCAAAGTTAAAGAAGATTAG
- the LOC120283035 gene encoding cytochrome c oxidase assembly protein COX11, mitochondrial isoform X1, protein MPPFPKCPSAAVLRRVVSSATASSSSRFQIPLHRLHPELPAFPTSGSRRFYISSTAARERSSRRTLLYLVGLAGAMVGASYAAVPLYRRFCQATGYGGTVQRRESVEEKISRHDQDGTTTSRELVVQFNADVADGVPWKFIPAQREVRVKPGESALAFYTAENRSSTPITGMSTYNVTPMKAAVYFNKIQCFCFEEQRLLPGEQIDMPVFFYIDPEFETDPKMDGINNFILSYTFFKVKED, encoded by the exons ATGCCCCCATTCCCAAAATGTCCCTCCGCCGCCGTTCTCCGCCGCGTCGTCTCCTCGGCCACCGCCTCGTCCTCCTCGAGATTCCAAATTCCATTGCATCGACTCCACCCCGAGCTTCCAGCTTTTCCTACCTCTGGTTCCCGGCGGTTCTATATCTCCAGCACCGCCGCACGTGAGCGGAGCTCGCGGAGGACGCTATTGTACCTCGTCGGCCTGGCGGGGGCCATGGTCGGGGCGTCCTATGCCGCAGTGCCCCTCTACCGCCGCTTCTGCCAGGCCACGGGATACGGCGGCACCGTCCAGCGCCGTGAG AGTGTGGAAGAGAAGATTTCAAGGCATGATCAAGATGGGACTACCACTTCAAG AGAGCTTGTTGTACAGTTCAATGCTGATGTTGCTGATGGGGTGCCATGGAAATTTATTCCTGCACAAAGAGAG GTAAGGGTCAAGCCAGGAGAAAGTGCTCTTGCATTTTATACCGCTGAAAACCGGAGTTCAACTCCCATAACTGGTATGTCGACATATAACGTTACACCAATGAAg GCTGCAGTTTacttcaataaaatacaatgcTTCTGCTTCGAGGAGCAGCGGCTTCTTCCTGGGGAGCAGATTGATATGcct GTGTTTTTCTACATCGATCCAGAGTTTGAGACAGATCCCAAAATGGACGGCATCAACAACTTCATCTTGTCATATACCTTTTTCAAAGTTAAAGAAGATTAG
- the LOC120282914 gene encoding uncharacterized protein LOC120282914 — MGPQPCFLDDKEKKINDGTEEESFEELNEEVDEELMEYGNEIKPVKHLVEPLDEDGPIKCPVLDSFPLLDQSMWKEVITDGLQKRKDPFAEREHVTQSSSKRRHHSPSSSSSSSSKSSHTNLFQVFNQCRHYSF; from the exons ATGGGACCTCAACCTTGCTTTTtg gatgataaggagaagaagattaATGATGGAACAGAAGAGGAAAGCTTTGAGGAGCTTAATGAAGAGGTTGATGAAGAGCTAATGGAATATGGAAATGAGATCAAGCCAGTTAAGCATCTTGTTGAGCCTTTGGATGAGGATGGACCTATCAAGTGCCCAGTTTTGGACTCTTTTCCTCTGTTG GATCAAAGTATGTGGAAGGAGGTAATCACAGATGGTTTGCAGAAAAGAAAAGATCCATTTGCAGAAAGAGAACATGTCACACAAAGTTCAAGCAAGAGAAGACATCattctccatcatcatcatcatcatcatcatccaagtCTTCTCACACCAACTTATTTCAAGTCTTCAATCAATGCAGACATTATAGTTTCTGA
- the LOC120282245 gene encoding protein OPI10 homolog, which yields MFGVVFPELSFPMDISSFSQIDPFHWLLDLSSMAGEAYHSVKELCIFLLNPNSLPAGKALAVYAQPPSGPFLFCGALHGSRPSALLRLPWPDPADVAATPAGSSAKIGVSIEDLAALPAVADAGKEEAAARVALKVGENLFNFMQSFCGVDGNRLVVPMDILDQWFKKFQERSRKDPTYLKAFGL from the exons atgtttGGAGTGGTGTTCCCGGAGCTCAGCTTCCCCATGGACATCTCCTCCTTCTCCCAGATCGATCCCTTTCATTGGCTTCTTGATCTCTCATCCATGGCTG GCGAGGCATACCATTCGGTGAAGGAGTTGTGCATATTCCTATTAAACCCTAATTCCCTCCCCGCCGGCAAAGCGCTCGCCGTCTACGCTCAACCCCCATCCGGCCCCTTTCTCTTTTGCGGCGCGCTCCATGGATCCCGCCCATCCGCTCTTCTCCGTCTCCCGTGGCCAGACCCCGCCGACGTCGCCGCTACACCGGCGGGATCCTCGGCGAAGATTGGGGTTTCAATCGAGGATCTCGCGGCGTTGCCGGCAGTGGCGGATGCCGGGAAGGAGGAAGCGGCGGCGAGGGTGGCGCTCAAGGTCGGAGAGAATCTCTTCAATTTCATGCAATCGTTTTGTGGGGTTGATGGAAATCGATTGGTTGTTCCaatggatattttggatcaatGGTTCAAGAAATTCCAAGAAAGATCCCGGAAAGATCCAACTTATCTCAAGGCTTTTGGTTTGTGA
- the LOC120282246 gene encoding 65-kDa microtubule-associated protein 7-like, producing MMNTCGSLLRELEEIWQEMGESKEDKDRMLLELEKECLQVYRKKFEEVSRVRAQLHHEVATKEAELAALMASLGEHNLQSQMEKRSASLKKQLAVISPLLENLRIKKEERMKQFSDVLLEMKKLNAEIAGYSSHNDSLRLDEHDLSSRRLNEFRAQLQILQKEKSDRLSKVLEYINEVHSLCGVLELDFGKIVDEVHPSLQEKGRGKSTSISDSTIEGLAQTVLKLKTEKQVRMQKLQGAIESLLKLWNLMETSEQERLPFKRFKGILGSKDQDAVLSGLLSVKLIEQTEAEVERLTRIKASRMKEIATRRRAELEEICREARIEVDSSTSLEKCYALIDSGLVDPVELVANFEAQIVKASEEAISRREILDKINRWLAVCDEENWLEIYNKDGNRYGGRGAHVNRKRAEKARMLVSKIPDMVDNLIAKTYAWEDEHDMGFLYDGVRLVSILEEYKHARLQKYEEEQLLRDSRKLQRESVFESKSSPRRSNNQNRTRSWYNGNGNGNGYMNSPSRQNFSNGTIEQLTPPHSYSSPKKNYFKEMMTRLSTTTKFNQSKLRI from the exons ATGATGAACACCTGTGGTTCTCTCCTAAGAGAGCTTGAG GAAATATGGCAGGAGATGGGAGAAAGCAAAGAAGACAAAGACAGGATGTTGTTGGAGTTGGAGAAGGAGTGTCTGCAAGTGTACAGGAAGAAGTTTGAAGAAGTAAGCAGAGTAAGAGCACAACTTCACCATGAAGTGGCAACAAAAGAAGCAGAGCTTGCAGCTCTCATGGCATCACTTGGGGAGCACAATCTCCAATCCCAG ATGGAGAAGAGATCAGCTTCACTGAAGAAACAACTTGCTGTGATTAGCCCTTTACTGGAAAATCTTAGAATCAAGAAAGAGGAACGCATGAAACAATTTTCAGATGTGCTATTGGAAATGAAGAAGCTCAATGCCGAGATAGCAGGATATAGCAGTCACAATGATAGCCTTAGATTAGATGAACATGATTTGTCATCTCGGAGACTAAATGAATTCCGAGCACAACTTCAAATCCTTCAGAAGGAGAAG TCTGATCGCCTTAGCAAGGTTCTGGAGTACATAAATGAAGTTCATTCACTGTGTGGTGTGCTGGAACTGGACTTTGGGAAGATTGTAGATGAAGTGCATCCCAGTCTGCAAGAGAAGGGGAGAGGGAAATCAACTAGTATCAGTGATTCCACTATAGAAGGCCTAGCTCAAACAGTTTTGAAGTTGAAGACAGAAAAACAAGTTCGAATGCAGAAG TTGCAAGGAGCCATTGAATCGTTACTGAAATTGTGGAATTTGATGGAAACATCAGAACAAGAAAGGTTGCCTTTTAAAAGATTCAAAGGCATCCTCGGATCCAAAGATCAGGATGCTGTGCTTTCTGGTCTACTATCGGTAAAATTAATTGAACAg ACTGAAGCTGAGGTTGAAAGATTGACAAGAATAAAAGCTAGCAGGATGAAAGAAATTGCGACAAGGAGAAGAGCAGAGTTAGAAGAGATATGTAGAGAAGCACGCATAGAAGTAGACTCGAGCACTTCACTAGAGAAGTGCTATGCATTAATAGACTCTG GACTAGTTGATCCTGTTGAACTTGTGGCCAACTTCGAGGCTCAGATAGTAAAAGCAAGCGAAGAGGCTATAAGCAGGAGAGAAATATTGGACAAGATAAACAGATGGCTTGCAGTTTGTGATGAAGAAAATTGGCTGGAAATTTATAACAAG GATGGGAACAGATACGGAGGAAGAGGTGCTCATGTGAATCGAAAGCGTGCAGAGAAGGCAAGGATGCTTGTCAGCAAAATTCCAG ATATGGTTGATAATCTTATTGCAAAAACTTATGCATGGGAAGATGAGCATGACATGGGCTTTCTATACGATGGG GTTCGACTGGTGTCCATTTTGGAGGAATATAAACATGCAAGATTACAGAAATACGAGGAAGAACAACTACTACGG GATAGCAGAAAATTACAAAGAGAATCAGTATTCGAATCGAAATCAAGCCCTCGAAGGAGTAACaatcaaaatagaacaagaagcTGGTACAATGGCAATGGCAATGGCAATGGATATATGAACTCCCCATCCAGACAAAATTTCAGTAATGGGACTATAGAACAACTCACACCACCACACTCTTACTCAAGTCCAAAGAAAAACTACTTCAAGGAGATGATGACAAGGttatcaacaacaacaaagttCAACCAAAGTAAACTCCGGATTTAA
- the LOC120282243 gene encoding cyclin-J18-like isoform X2 — translation MEVSLPVPAHVRRHLVEFLVESSSLQLLASPIVKYTALSFFADRFLPSLPCFLQGNTNPNWLLNPLRESNLQLFALISIWISSKIHDTRPLSVTSLKSLGDNLIVDQHFTTRDFAIAELVFMEVLRFEIGASQIAFQFLEDLLIQFRELSRIGELVSFHLCTEIMDLLYETEEISELFFTPYALAASVLVTAYVLSVPKQEWEFPVLPWVCRL, via the exons ATGGAGGTGTCCCTGCCCGTCCCCGCTCACGTGCGGCGTCATCTTGTAGAGTTCCTCGTCGAGTCTTCTTCCCTG CAACTCTTGGCTTCCCCGATCGTCAAGTACACCGCACTCTCCTTCTTCGCCGATCGCTTCCTCCCTTCCCTCCCCTG CTTCTTGCAGGGCAACACGAACCCAAACTGGCTCTTGAACCCTCTCCGAGAGAGCAATCTCCAGCTCTTCGCCCTCATCTCCATCTGGATTTCGAGcaaa ATACATGATACTCGCCCTCTCTCCGTCACTAGTCTCAAGTCTTTGGGTGATAACCTCATTGTTGATCAGCACTTCACTACCAGAGATTTTGCAATAGCT GAACTGGTGTTTATGGAG GTGTTGAGGTTCGAAATTGGAGCTTCACAGATTGCTTTTCAATTCCTGGAAGACCTTCTCATTCAGTTTAG GGAGCTATCAAGAATTGGGGAGCTTGTGAGCTTTCATCTCTGCACAGAGATTATGGATCTTCTATATGAGACAGAAGAGATTTCAGAGCTTTTCTTTACTCCCTATGCCCTTGCAGCATCAGTACTT GTAACCGCATATGTTCTGTCAGTCCCCAAGCAAGAATGGGAGTTTCCTGTTCTTCCATGGG tATGCAGACTCTGA
- the LOC120282243 gene encoding cyclin-J18-like isoform X1, which yields MEVSLPVPAHVRRHLVEFLVESSSLQLLASPIVKYTALSFFADRFLPSLPCFLQGNTNPNWLLNPLRESNLQLFALISIWISSKIHDTRPLSVTSLKSLGDNLIVDQHFTTRDFAIAELVFMEVLRFEIGASQIAFQFLEDLLIQFRELSRIGELVSFHLCTEIMDLLYETEEISELFFTPYALAASVLVTAYVLSVPKQEWEFPVLPWVKFVTSYEEEDIGEMVAHILKHILCPKMPIQ from the exons ATGGAGGTGTCCCTGCCCGTCCCCGCTCACGTGCGGCGTCATCTTGTAGAGTTCCTCGTCGAGTCTTCTTCCCTG CAACTCTTGGCTTCCCCGATCGTCAAGTACACCGCACTCTCCTTCTTCGCCGATCGCTTCCTCCCTTCCCTCCCCTG CTTCTTGCAGGGCAACACGAACCCAAACTGGCTCTTGAACCCTCTCCGAGAGAGCAATCTCCAGCTCTTCGCCCTCATCTCCATCTGGATTTCGAGcaaa ATACATGATACTCGCCCTCTCTCCGTCACTAGTCTCAAGTCTTTGGGTGATAACCTCATTGTTGATCAGCACTTCACTACCAGAGATTTTGCAATAGCT GAACTGGTGTTTATGGAG GTGTTGAGGTTCGAAATTGGAGCTTCACAGATTGCTTTTCAATTCCTGGAAGACCTTCTCATTCAGTTTAG GGAGCTATCAAGAATTGGGGAGCTTGTGAGCTTTCATCTCTGCACAGAGATTATGGATCTTCTATATGAGACAGAAGAGATTTCAGAGCTTTTCTTTACTCCCTATGCCCTTGCAGCATCAGTACTT GTAACCGCATATGTTCTGTCAGTCCCCAAGCAAGAATGGGAGTTTCCTGTTCTTCCATGGG TTAAGTTCGTCACCTCTTATGAGGAAGAAGATATTGGAGAAATGGTTGCACACATTCTCAAACACATATTGTGCCCTAAGATGCCAATACAATGA
- the LOC120282096 gene encoding putative 3,4-dihydroxy-2-butanone kinase isoform X2, with protein sequence MAFQGKKLVNDPNAVVTEFIEGLVETFPGLQYLDGFPQVKVVLRADIPGNKYDKVAVISGGGSGHEPGQAGFVGEGMLTAAICGDVFTSPPVDSILAGIRAVTGPKGCLLIVTNYTGDRLNFGLAAEEAKSEGYKVEMVIVGDDCALPPPRGITGRRGLAGTVLIHKVAGAAAAAGLSLAEVAAEAQHASELVGTMGVALSVCTLPGQVTSDRLGPGLMELGLGIHGEPGAAVAELQPVEVVVSHVLKQILSMETQYVPIKRGSRVVLMINGLGATPIMELMIASGKAIPQLQLEHGLAVDRVYTGSFMTSLDMAGFSISIMKSEPSILDRLDAPTKAPYWPVGVEGDRPPAKIPVPVPPSHSSRNEEEFNQPLELNEQGRILECAILAAVNAIIDVKDKLNDWDSKVGDGDCGSTMYRGAMAILDDMKKCYPLNVASETVNEIGTSIRRVMGGTSGILYAIFCKAAYTSLKESPDVTPEQWSRALEASIAAVSKYGRAERGYRTMLDALIPASIVLKENLDKGNDPVAAFVLSSEAAVNGAESTKEMQPQAGRSSYITGDVLSTVPDPGAMAAATWYRAAALAVEHKLKNAEN encoded by the exons ATGGCGTTCCAGGGCAAGAAGCTCGTCAATGACCCTAATG CGGTGGTGACTGAATTCATTGAAGGTCTGGTAGAAACTTTTCCTGGATTGCAGTACCTTGATGGATTCCCGCAG GTTAAGGTGGTCCTGCGGGCTGATATTCCTGGGAATAAGTATGACAAGGTTGCTGTTATATCTG GAGGAGGAAGTGGCCATGAGCCAGGTCAGGCTGGATTTGTTGGGGAAGGAATGCTGACAGCAGCGATCTGTGGGGATGTTTTTACCTCTCCTCCTGTTGATTCTATTTTAGCT GGCATACGCGCTGTAACAGGTCCCAAAGGATGCCTACTAATTGTTACG AACTATACTGGAGATAGACTGAATTTTGGTCTGGCAGCTGAGGAGGCAAAATCAGAAGGTTACAAAGTGGAG ATGGTTATTGTTGGAGATGATTGTGCTCTTCCACCCCCTCGAGGTATTACTGGAAGGCGAGGCTTGGCAGGGACAGTTCTTATCCacaag GTTGCTGGTGCTGCTGCAGCTGCTGGCCTTTCCCTTGCTGAGGTTGCTGCAGAAGCACAGCATGCATCTGAGCTGGTAGGCACTATGGGAGTTGCTTTATCAGTTTGCACACTGCCTGGACAAGTAACATCTGATCGATTAGGTCCAGGGTTAATGGAGCTTGGTCTCGGAATT CATGGGGAGCCTGGTGCTGCTGTTGCTGAACTCCAGCCAGTTGAGGTTGTGGTATCTCATGTTCTCAAGCAGATACTATCAATG GAAACACAATATGTTCCCATCAAAAGGGGAAGTAGAGTGGTCCTCATGATCAATGG CTTAGGTGCAACACCAATCATGGAGTTGATGATTGCATCAGGAAAGGCGATCCCACAACTACAGCTGGAACATGGACTTGCTGTTGACAGAGTTTATACTGGATCATTTATGACTTCTCTTGATATGGCAG GATTCTCCATTTCTATTATGAAATCAGAACCATCCATTTTAGACCGTTTGGATGCCCCTACTAAAGCTCCATATTGGCCTGTCGGTGTTGAAG GGGATCGTCCACCTGCTAAGATCCCTGTTCCTGTGCCGCCATCTCATTCTTCACGAAATGAAGAG GAATTCAATCAACCTCTAGAGTTGAATGAACAGGGCCGAATTCTTGAGTGTGCTATTCTTGCTGCAGTTAATGCAATCATTGATGTTAAGGACAAGCTAAATGATTGGGATAGTAAAGTTGGTGATGGAGATTGTGGATCTACT ATGTATAGAGGTGCGATGGCGATTCTTGATGACATGAAGAAATG TTACCCACTCAATGTTGCTTCAGAAACAGTGAATGAAATTGGCACATCTATCCGAAGGGTGATGGGAGGAACAAGTGGCATCTT aTATGCCATCTTCTGCAAGGCTGCTTACACAAGCTTAAAGGAAAGCCCAGATGTCACACCAGAACAAT GGTCTAGAGCGCTGGAAGCATCTATTGCAGCTGTTAGTAAATATGGCCGAGCTGAGAGAGGCTATCGTACAATGTTGGATGCCCTTATTCCTGCATCAATAGTACTgaaagag AATTTGGACAAGGGGAATGATCCTGTTGCAGCTTTTGTCCTTTCATCTGAAGCAGCTGTAAACGGGGCCGAATCAACCAAAGAAATGCAACCTCAA GCTGGCAGATCTTCATACATAACAGGAGATGTTCTCTCCACGGTTCCAGATCCTGGAGCCATGGCTGCTGCAACATGGTACAGAGCGGCAGCGCTTGCTGTGGAGCATAAGTTGAAAAACGCAGAGAACTAA
- the LOC120282096 gene encoding putative 3,4-dihydroxy-2-butanone kinase isoform X1, which produces MAFQGKKLVNDPNAVVTEFIEGLVETFPGLQYLDGFPQVKVVLRADIPGNKYDKVAVISGGGSGHEPGQAGFVGEGMLTAAICGDVFTSPPVDSILAGIRAVTGPKGCLLIVTNYTGDRLNFGLAAEEAKSEGYKVEMVIVGDDCALPPPRGITGRRGLAGTVLIHKVAGAAAAAGLSLAEVAAEAQHASELVGTMGVALSVCTLPGQVTSDRLGPGLMELGLGIHGEPGAAVAELQPVEVVVSHVLKQILSMETQYVPIKRGSRVVLMINGLGATPIMELMIASGKAIPQLQLEHGLAVDRVYTGSFMTSLDMAGFSISIMKSEPSILDRLDAPTKAPYWPVGVEGDRPPAKIPVPVPPSHSSRNEEVQDEFNQPLELNEQGRILECAILAAVNAIIDVKDKLNDWDSKVGDGDCGSTMYRGAMAILDDMKKCYPLNVASETVNEIGTSIRRVMGGTSGILYAIFCKAAYTSLKESPDVTPEQWSRALEASIAAVSKYGRAERGYRTMLDALIPASIVLKENLDKGNDPVAAFVLSSEAAVNGAESTKEMQPQAGRSSYITGDVLSTVPDPGAMAAATWYRAAALAVEHKLKNAEN; this is translated from the exons ATGGCGTTCCAGGGCAAGAAGCTCGTCAATGACCCTAATG CGGTGGTGACTGAATTCATTGAAGGTCTGGTAGAAACTTTTCCTGGATTGCAGTACCTTGATGGATTCCCGCAG GTTAAGGTGGTCCTGCGGGCTGATATTCCTGGGAATAAGTATGACAAGGTTGCTGTTATATCTG GAGGAGGAAGTGGCCATGAGCCAGGTCAGGCTGGATTTGTTGGGGAAGGAATGCTGACAGCAGCGATCTGTGGGGATGTTTTTACCTCTCCTCCTGTTGATTCTATTTTAGCT GGCATACGCGCTGTAACAGGTCCCAAAGGATGCCTACTAATTGTTACG AACTATACTGGAGATAGACTGAATTTTGGTCTGGCAGCTGAGGAGGCAAAATCAGAAGGTTACAAAGTGGAG ATGGTTATTGTTGGAGATGATTGTGCTCTTCCACCCCCTCGAGGTATTACTGGAAGGCGAGGCTTGGCAGGGACAGTTCTTATCCacaag GTTGCTGGTGCTGCTGCAGCTGCTGGCCTTTCCCTTGCTGAGGTTGCTGCAGAAGCACAGCATGCATCTGAGCTGGTAGGCACTATGGGAGTTGCTTTATCAGTTTGCACACTGCCTGGACAAGTAACATCTGATCGATTAGGTCCAGGGTTAATGGAGCTTGGTCTCGGAATT CATGGGGAGCCTGGTGCTGCTGTTGCTGAACTCCAGCCAGTTGAGGTTGTGGTATCTCATGTTCTCAAGCAGATACTATCAATG GAAACACAATATGTTCCCATCAAAAGGGGAAGTAGAGTGGTCCTCATGATCAATGG CTTAGGTGCAACACCAATCATGGAGTTGATGATTGCATCAGGAAAGGCGATCCCACAACTACAGCTGGAACATGGACTTGCTGTTGACAGAGTTTATACTGGATCATTTATGACTTCTCTTGATATGGCAG GATTCTCCATTTCTATTATGAAATCAGAACCATCCATTTTAGACCGTTTGGATGCCCCTACTAAAGCTCCATATTGGCCTGTCGGTGTTGAAG GGGATCGTCCACCTGCTAAGATCCCTGTTCCTGTGCCGCCATCTCATTCTTCACGAAATGAAGAGGTACAAGAT GAATTCAATCAACCTCTAGAGTTGAATGAACAGGGCCGAATTCTTGAGTGTGCTATTCTTGCTGCAGTTAATGCAATCATTGATGTTAAGGACAAGCTAAATGATTGGGATAGTAAAGTTGGTGATGGAGATTGTGGATCTACT ATGTATAGAGGTGCGATGGCGATTCTTGATGACATGAAGAAATG TTACCCACTCAATGTTGCTTCAGAAACAGTGAATGAAATTGGCACATCTATCCGAAGGGTGATGGGAGGAACAAGTGGCATCTT aTATGCCATCTTCTGCAAGGCTGCTTACACAAGCTTAAAGGAAAGCCCAGATGTCACACCAGAACAAT GGTCTAGAGCGCTGGAAGCATCTATTGCAGCTGTTAGTAAATATGGCCGAGCTGAGAGAGGCTATCGTACAATGTTGGATGCCCTTATTCCTGCATCAATAGTACTgaaagag AATTTGGACAAGGGGAATGATCCTGTTGCAGCTTTTGTCCTTTCATCTGAAGCAGCTGTAAACGGGGCCGAATCAACCAAAGAAATGCAACCTCAA GCTGGCAGATCTTCATACATAACAGGAGATGTTCTCTCCACGGTTCCAGATCCTGGAGCCATGGCTGCTGCAACATGGTACAGAGCGGCAGCGCTTGCTGTGGAGCATAAGTTGAAAAACGCAGAGAACTAA